A single genomic interval of Deltaproteobacteria bacterium harbors:
- a CDS encoding sigma 54-interacting transcriptional regulator has translation MKNDKSVDTLVTPTEAILESISDGVFTVDKNWHITSFNRAAEEITGVPRTEAIGRRCSDVFRSSMCGADCALQKTLKTGRPIIGKSGYIIDSEGNRIPISISTAVLRDNQGQVIGGAETFRDLSEVVALRLELGNRFRLGDLVSRSPEMQRIFKVLPPIAASESTVLVLGETGTGKELVARTIHDLSPRRDGPFVAVNCGALPDSLLESELFGYKAGAFTGANRDKPGRFALAGGGTLFLDEIGEISLAIQVKLLRVLQERSFEPLGATRSETADIRVIVATNRDLPEQMRQNKFREDLYYRINVVSVDLPPLRQRKEDIPILIEQFVEHFNRLQQKTVSGITTEALSLLMAHEWPGNIRELENVIESSFILCRDGLIDTRHLPKELTASYPETAQTQDFKQARTMLEVQLIRNALEKNQYNREKAAKELGIHKTTLLRRMKKAGIPLPERDGRSARKS, from the coding sequence ATGAAAAACGACAAATCCGTCGATACCTTGGTTACCCCAACCGAGGCAATCCTGGAGAGTATCTCGGACGGAGTTTTTACAGTCGACAAGAACTGGCACATCACGTCGTTCAACCGTGCGGCGGAGGAGATAACGGGTGTGCCGCGTACGGAAGCCATCGGACGCAGGTGTTCCGATGTGTTTCGCTCCAGCATGTGCGGGGCCGATTGCGCACTTCAGAAAACCCTGAAAACGGGCCGCCCCATCATCGGAAAATCGGGCTATATCATTGACTCGGAGGGAAACCGCATCCCCATCAGTATTTCTACGGCCGTACTCAGGGACAACCAGGGACAGGTAATTGGCGGGGCGGAAACCTTCCGGGATTTGTCCGAAGTGGTGGCACTCCGTCTGGAATTGGGAAACCGCTTTCGTCTGGGCGATCTGGTGAGCAGAAGTCCTGAGATGCAGAGGATTTTTAAGGTATTGCCGCCCATTGCCGCCAGTGAAAGCACCGTACTGGTTCTCGGTGAAACCGGCACGGGCAAAGAGCTTGTGGCCAGAACCATTCATGATTTGAGTCCGCGTCGAGACGGACCCTTCGTTGCGGTCAATTGCGGCGCCTTACCCGACAGCCTCCTCGAATCGGAACTTTTCGGCTACAAGGCGGGCGCCTTCACCGGAGCAAACAGAGACAAGCCGGGACGATTTGCCCTGGCCGGCGGCGGCACCCTTTTTCTGGACGAAATAGGCGAAATCAGTTTGGCTATCCAGGTAAAGTTGCTTCGGGTTCTTCAGGAAAGGTCTTTCGAACCGCTGGGGGCAACGCGTTCCGAAACAGCGGACATCCGGGTAATCGTGGCGACCAACAGGGATCTGCCGGAACAGATGCGTCAGAATAAGTTCAGGGAGGACCTGTATTACCGCATTAATGTCGTATCGGTTGACCTTCCTCCCCTTCGGCAACGCAAGGAGGATATTCCGATCCTGATAGAACAGTTCGTCGAACACTTCAACCGGCTGCAGCAAAAGACGGTTTCCGGCATCACCACTGAAGCCCTTTCTTTGCTCATGGCTCATGAATGGCCGGGTAACATCAGGGAACTGGAAAATGTGATCGAAAGTTCCTTCATTCTATGCCGGGATGGGTTGATTGACACGAGGCACCTCCCGAAAGAACTCACGGCGTCCTATCCGGAAACGGCTCAGACTCAGGATTTTAAACAAGCGCGTACCATGCTCGAGGTGCAACTGATTCGCAATGCATTGGAGAAGAATCAATACAATCGGGAGAAGGCGGCAAAAGAACTGGGTATCCACAAAACGACCCTCCTGCGAAGAATGAAGAAAGCGGGCATACCCCTCCCTGAACGGGACGGGCGCTCCGCCCGCAAATCATAG
- the modA gene encoding molybdate ABC transporter substrate-binding protein, with amino-acid sequence MQNKFGFMALMICVLLAATTGLSRAADKPLILCGAAFRMPMDEIVTAFTQQTGLEVNVSYAGVGTLLSQISLSRRGDIFVAPSPDIMKKAAKQGHLVPGTIRETGYFVPSINVQKGNPKRIRSLQDMARPGLRIAIGNPETVYVGILAAEIADKSLTPQERKQFRKNIVTYGEDFNKLAALLVLRQVDAVIGFSYLDKWFPEKIDTIKLAPTDIQRIGVGNAALLHYTDNRPAAERFLSFLAAPEAERIFRKYHYFATLREACDWIGQEKPVGGDYLLPEDWAGN; translated from the coding sequence ATGCAAAATAAATTCGGATTCATGGCGCTCATGATATGTGTTTTGCTGGCGGCGACGACGGGTCTGAGCCGTGCGGCGGATAAACCGCTGATTCTGTGCGGCGCGGCCTTCAGGATGCCCATGGATGAAATCGTCACGGCCTTCACGCAACAAACCGGCCTGGAGGTCAACGTCAGTTACGCGGGAGTCGGAACCCTCCTGTCCCAGATATCGCTCAGCAGGCGGGGCGACATCTTCGTCGCCCCGTCCCCCGACATCATGAAGAAGGCGGCAAAGCAGGGGCATCTTGTGCCGGGAACGATCCGGGAAACGGGTTACTTCGTGCCGTCCATCAATGTCCAGAAAGGCAATCCCAAAAGGATAAGGAGCCTCCAAGATATGGCCAGACCGGGCCTCAGAATTGCCATCGGGAATCCCGAAACGGTCTATGTAGGCATCCTGGCGGCGGAAATCGCGGACAAGTCGCTGACGCCGCAGGAAAGGAAGCAGTTCAGAAAAAATATCGTCACCTATGGCGAGGACTTTAACAAACTGGCGGCACTCCTTGTTTTGAGGCAGGTTGACGCGGTGATCGGTTTCAGTTACTTGGACAAATGGTTTCCGGAGAAGATCGATACCATAAAGCTTGCGCCAACCGACATTCAGCGAATCGGCGTGGGCAACGCCGCGCTTTTACACTACACGGACAACAGGCCGGCGGCGGAGCGTTTTCTTTCCTTTTTGGCCGCACCGGAGGCTGAAAGGATCTTCAGAAAATATCATTATTTTGCGACACTTCGTGAGGCCTGCGACTGGATAGGTCAAGAGAAACCGGTCGGGGGGGATTACCTTCTCCCCGAAGACTGGGCGGGCAACTGA
- a CDS encoding MBL fold metallo-hydrolase — MGPIALRPLDQIELHTLMDNYTDLTVMNNDEVVTRGGYPADGGTKRPLLAEHGFSLLIRTQRCGERGTLIFDGGFSPAGAAQNARSLGLDLKKVDCFVLSHGHADHWGGLRALAKATGHSRLPLVVHPEAFRTGRHSISKGIIYRMPQLTRPYLEKAGFELWENRKPCRILQGDALFLGEIPRSTDFEQNERHAYYRENGWNKEDDFLDDSSLALLLRGKGLVIVTGCAHAGIINTIQQARKITGESRVFAVIGGFHLTGKTKKQLEPLLEALRQCAPRYVIPCHCTGRKASLWIEETMPEAFLLNMSGTKFTFSGSD, encoded by the coding sequence ATGGGTCCCATTGCATTGCGCCCCCTTGATCAAATTGAACTTCACACCTTGATGGATAACTATACCGACCTGACGGTTATGAACAATGACGAGGTGGTAACCCGTGGAGGGTATCCGGCTGATGGGGGAACAAAGCGGCCCCTGCTCGCTGAACATGGTTTCTCCCTGCTCATCCGGACCCAGCGATGTGGTGAACGCGGAACCCTGATTTTCGACGGCGGGTTCTCCCCTGCCGGTGCTGCCCAGAACGCGCGAAGCCTTGGCCTTGACTTGAAGAAAGTCGACTGTTTTGTCCTTTCCCACGGTCATGCCGATCACTGGGGCGGTTTGCGAGCGCTGGCCAAAGCAACGGGACACAGCCGACTGCCCCTGGTGGTACACCCGGAGGCATTCAGAACCGGCCGGCATAGCATAAGCAAGGGTATCATATACCGCATGCCCCAACTGACGAGGCCGTATCTCGAAAAGGCCGGTTTTGAGCTCTGGGAAAACCGGAAACCATGCCGGATACTACAAGGCGACGCCCTGTTTCTGGGTGAGATCCCTCGCAGCACCGACTTTGAACAAAATGAAAGGCATGCATATTACCGGGAAAACGGCTGGAATAAAGAAGATGATTTTTTGGATGATTCCTCTTTGGCCTTGCTACTCAGGGGAAAAGGGCTGGTGATTGTCACCGGGTGCGCCCATGCCGGCATCATCAACACGATCCAGCAGGCCCGCAAGATCACGGGTGAGAGCCGCGTTTTTGCCGTTATAGGCGGATTCCATCTGACGGGGAAGACGAAAAAACAACTGGAGCCGCTTTTGGAAGCGCTGCGACAATGCGCTCCCCGTTATGTCATCCCCTGTCATTGTACGGGAAGAAAAGCGTCCCTGTGGATAGAGGAAACCATGCCGGAGGCGTTTCTCCTGAACATGAGCGGCACGAAATTTACCTTTTCCGGGTCTGATTGA